The proteins below come from a single Tsuneonella deserti genomic window:
- the moaB gene encoding molybdenum cofactor biosynthesis protein B, translating into MPGIDASLAFHPLHIAVLTISDTRDEATDKSGALLADRLQAAGHVLAARSIVKDEVDAIRAQVRAWVADETIDLVLATGGTGFAPRDVTPEAVRPLFRREMDGFSVVFHQASLGTVGVSTLQSRAFAGQIEDTFVFCLPGSTGACRDAWDLVLGQELDSRHRPCSLAGQIPRLRHLCA; encoded by the coding sequence ATGCCCGGAATCGACGCCAGCCTGGCCTTCCACCCACTGCACATCGCGGTCCTGACAATCTCCGATACGCGTGACGAGGCGACCGACAAGTCCGGCGCCTTGCTCGCCGACCGTCTTCAGGCGGCTGGCCATGTCCTGGCGGCCAGGTCGATCGTGAAAGACGAGGTAGACGCCATACGCGCGCAAGTCCGCGCGTGGGTCGCTGACGAAACCATCGACCTGGTGTTGGCCACCGGCGGCACCGGCTTCGCGCCGCGCGACGTCACGCCCGAAGCGGTGCGGCCCCTCTTCCGCCGCGAGATGGACGGGTTTTCCGTGGTCTTCCACCAGGCAAGCCTGGGCACCGTGGGTGTCTCGACACTGCAGTCGCGCGCGTTTGCGGGTCAGATCGAGGATACCTTCGTCTTTTGCCTGCCCGGCTCGACCGGCGCCTGCCGTGATGCGTGGGACCTGGTACTGGGGCAGGAGCTCGACAGCCGCCACCGGCCCTGCTCGCTTGCGGGACAGATTCCTCGCCTCCGGCACCTGTGCGCATGA
- a CDS encoding molybdopterin molybdotransferase MoeA, which yields MISFDEAAHLVLELARPAGSERVPIARAAGRVLAEPVRAMIDSPPADAAAMDGYALRSEDLPGPLRLIGESFAGSGFAGTVEPGTCVRIFTGAPVPTGADRVMIQENAARTDDRVSFSEGPGTARHIRGRGSDFRTGQLLVDAGEPITPRALVAAAGADAGEVAVWRQPRLVVLATGDELAPPGEARTRPGQIPESVSYGVAALAEQWGARVLETCRVADDLKALERAAASALEQADLIVVTGGASVGERDFAKTMFEPAGLELLFSKVAMKPGKPVWLGRAAGRLVMGLPGNPTSAMVTARLLLAPLVTGLSGRGGALEWQPVRLAAPLAACGERETFVRARRSPSGAEPLGQQDSGAQAPLVEADLLLRTRPQEPARQPGDIVEALEF from the coding sequence ATGATCTCCTTCGACGAAGCGGCGCACCTCGTGCTCGAGCTTGCCCGACCGGCCGGTAGCGAGCGCGTGCCGATCGCGAGGGCGGCGGGACGGGTGCTGGCGGAGCCGGTCCGCGCGATGATCGATTCACCTCCTGCCGACGCTGCCGCGATGGACGGCTACGCCTTGCGCAGCGAAGACCTGCCCGGGCCACTGCGCCTGATTGGCGAATCCTTCGCCGGAAGCGGGTTCGCCGGAACGGTCGAGCCGGGAACCTGCGTGCGGATTTTCACCGGCGCTCCTGTGCCGACCGGCGCGGACCGGGTGATGATCCAGGAGAACGCCGCGCGCACGGACGATCGTGTATCGTTCAGTGAGGGTCCGGGAACAGCCCGCCACATCCGCGGCCGCGGGTCCGATTTTCGTACCGGGCAGCTCTTGGTCGATGCGGGTGAACCCATCACGCCGCGCGCCCTTGTCGCCGCGGCGGGAGCGGACGCGGGCGAGGTTGCGGTCTGGAGGCAGCCGCGACTGGTCGTCCTTGCCACGGGCGACGAGCTTGCTCCACCCGGAGAGGCGCGCACCAGGCCCGGCCAGATTCCCGAGAGCGTGTCGTACGGGGTGGCCGCGCTCGCCGAGCAGTGGGGCGCACGCGTGCTCGAGACCTGCCGCGTCGCCGACGACCTGAAAGCGCTTGAACGCGCCGCGGCCAGCGCACTCGAGCAAGCCGATCTCATAGTCGTAACGGGCGGCGCCTCTGTCGGGGAAAGAGATTTCGCGAAGACGATGTTCGAGCCAGCGGGCCTTGAACTGTTGTTTTCGAAAGTCGCGATGAAACCGGGAAAGCCAGTGTGGCTGGGCCGTGCAGCGGGACGGCTTGTAATGGGTCTGCCCGGCAACCCGACGTCCGCGATGGTCACTGCCCGGCTGCTGCTTGCCCCCCTCGTTACTGGTTTGTCGGGCCGCGGTGGCGCGCTCGAATGGCAACCGGTCCGACTTGCCGCGCCCCTCGCCGCTTGCGGAGAGCGCGAGACATTCGTTCGGGCACGTCGAAGTCCATCGGGAGCCGAGCCGCTCGGCCAGCAGGATTCAGGAGCGCAGGCGCCCCTGGTCGAGGCGGACCTGCTTTTGCGAACGCGCCCCCAGGAGCCGGCGCGGCAACCTGGAGATATCGTTGAGGCGCTGGAGTTCTAG
- the mobA gene encoding molybdenum cofactor guanylyltransferase: MVILAGGDGSRMGGAKPLRMLAGRTLLDRAIHRARSWSDDIFISARSAAQVGAAGLPLLLDEPGLGGPLAGLAAARSTGSDAVLTVPCDMPFLPTDLLPRLMEAFAGRGAALAEARGQVHPVCGLWRTEALGEIADYAASGRRSLIGFAERVGYSIGRWEAAEMFDNINTRADLAMAEARLA; this comes from the coding sequence GTGGTCATCCTTGCCGGCGGGGATGGCAGCCGGATGGGCGGGGCGAAGCCTCTGAGGATGCTCGCGGGGCGCACTCTTCTCGATCGAGCGATCCACCGCGCGAGGAGTTGGAGCGACGATATCTTCATTTCGGCCAGATCGGCCGCCCAGGTGGGCGCGGCCGGGCTGCCGCTGCTGCTCGACGAGCCGGGCCTCGGCGGACCGCTCGCGGGATTGGCGGCGGCTCGCTCGACCGGTAGTGACGCGGTGCTGACGGTACCGTGCGACATGCCCTTCCTGCCCACCGACCTGCTGCCCCGCCTGATGGAAGCGTTCGCCGGCCGCGGCGCAGCACTGGCTGAGGCACGCGGACAGGTTCATCCCGTATGTGGGTTATGGCGGACCGAGGCATTGGGCGAGATCGCGGATTACGCCGCCAGCGGGCGCCGGTCGCTGATCGGCTTCGCGGAGCGAGTGGGATATTCCATCGGCCGGTGGGAGGCGGCGGAGATGTTCGACAACATCAACACTCGGGCCGATCTCGCTATGGCCGAAGCCAGGCTGGCCTAG
- a CDS encoding Crp/Fnr family transcriptional regulator — MPYTPSGALTDLPAGHPCETCPVRPITICRSQTPDVLADLRRLGSMQKLEAGQPVFHEGDPARRVFMLTFGSLKIYTLLGDGRRQVTGFMFPGDFLGISLEGEYSFTVEALNSAELWWFSRDAFARFIADHPTVEHELYRLSAHELAAAQQQMVLLGRKTAAERLASFFLDLQRRQERVTGVSERNVDLPMSRLDIADYLGLTKETVSRMLADLRQRGLIRLAQQNRVEVLDRERLEEVAAGYEGD, encoded by the coding sequence GTGCCCTATACGCCGTCCGGCGCGCTGACCGATCTGCCAGCGGGCCACCCTTGCGAAACCTGCCCGGTGCGCCCGATCACGATCTGCCGCAGCCAGACGCCGGACGTGCTGGCGGACCTGCGCCGGCTCGGCAGCATGCAGAAGCTCGAAGCGGGACAGCCCGTGTTCCACGAAGGCGACCCCGCGCGCCGCGTGTTCATGCTGACTTTCGGATCGCTCAAGATCTACACCCTGCTCGGTGACGGGCGGCGCCAGGTGACGGGGTTCATGTTCCCCGGCGATTTCCTGGGCATCTCGCTCGAAGGGGAATACTCCTTCACCGTCGAGGCACTGAACAGCGCCGAACTGTGGTGGTTCTCGCGCGATGCGTTCGCGCGCTTTATCGCCGATCATCCCACCGTCGAACACGAGCTTTACCGGCTCTCGGCGCACGAACTGGCGGCGGCACAGCAGCAGATGGTGCTGTTGGGGCGCAAGACGGCAGCCGAACGGTTGGCGAGCTTCTTCCTCGACCTCCAAAGACGGCAGGAGCGGGTCACCGGGGTCAGCGAACGAAACGTCGACTTGCCGATGAGCCGACTCGATATCGCCGACTACCTGGGTCTCACCAAGGAGACGGTGAGCCGGATGCTCGCCGACCTGCGCCAGCGCGGCTTGATCCGTTTGGCCCAGCAGAACCGGGTCGAGGTACTCGATCGCGAGCGGCTGGAAGAGGTTGCCGCCGGTTACGAGGGCGATTGA
- a CDS encoding peptidylprolyl isomerase, whose protein sequence is MSRQLDVINLGDPQQRSAPVMPSSCESHGCSGGPEPLLPPPPSFGEVIVNGVEIDPDAIAREIQHHPAPDAETAWAEAARALAVRELLLQEGRRLGLGDSSDEAGNEPEDDALITAVLEHEVAPAEAGEAECRRYYDANIERFRTPDLFDAAHILLEPEGKTDEAWQVVEKRARALIEEIGDDQAKFAAAAREMSGCASAQQDGSLGQIRRGELVPAVQAAIEALADGETGREPVRSQFGWHVLRLHRKIPGQTLPFEAARPKIADMLEARSWSMEAARYVAELAKRGRVEGVLIEGAAA, encoded by the coding sequence ATGAGCCGCCAGCTCGACGTCATCAACCTGGGCGATCCGCAGCAGCGATCCGCGCCCGTCATGCCAAGCTCGTGCGAAAGCCACGGTTGCTCGGGTGGCCCCGAGCCGCTGCTTCCGCCGCCGCCGAGCTTTGGCGAAGTGATCGTCAACGGGGTTGAGATCGATCCCGACGCCATCGCACGCGAGATCCAGCATCATCCCGCGCCCGACGCGGAAACCGCCTGGGCCGAGGCGGCGCGCGCCCTCGCCGTGCGCGAACTGCTGCTTCAGGAGGGGCGGCGCCTGGGCCTCGGGGATTCAAGCGACGAGGCCGGGAACGAGCCCGAGGATGACGCGCTGATAACCGCGGTGCTCGAACACGAGGTAGCGCCGGCAGAAGCGGGCGAGGCCGAGTGCCGGCGCTACTACGATGCCAATATCGAACGCTTCCGCACCCCGGACCTGTTCGACGCAGCCCACATCCTGCTCGAACCCGAAGGCAAGACCGATGAGGCCTGGCAGGTTGTCGAGAAGCGTGCCCGCGCGCTGATCGAGGAAATCGGCGACGACCAGGCGAAGTTCGCCGCAGCTGCACGCGAGATGTCTGGCTGTGCATCCGCACAGCAGGATGGGTCGCTCGGCCAGATCCGCCGGGGTGAGCTGGTCCCGGCGGTGCAGGCCGCGATCGAGGCGCTCGCCGATGGCGAGACGGGCCGCGAGCCGGTCCGATCGCAGTTTGGCTGGCACGTTCTGCGCCTCCACCGCAAAATACCCGGCCAGACGCTGCCGTTCGAGGCGGCACGGCCGAAAATCGCCGATATGCTGGAGGCGCGTAGCTGGTCGATGGAGGCGGCGCGCTACGTCGCCGAACTCGCGAAGCGGGGGCGGGTCGAAGGTGTCCTGATCGAAGGCGCTGCCGCCTGA
- the narI gene encoding respiratory nitrate reductase subunit gamma — protein sequence MTDFINQLAFGWYPYLAVTVLVVGSVMRFDANQYSWRSQSSQFLRRKQMVLGSNLFHMGIIILFFGHLVGLLTPVNVFDLMGVSHSFKQTTALVVGGIAGVLAYVGATLLLHRRLFDPRIRRSSSIGDILVLVLIWLQLTLGIATTYWTLQHLDGSEMVKFMGWANGILTLNPAAPDIIKDTALVYKLHIVLGLTLFIITPFTRLVHIWSAPVWFLLRPGYQIVRSRRSDKPNYSLTRGPAGVAPSYGGPAVLRQQAESGEAGA from the coding sequence ATGACCGACTTCATCAACCAGCTGGCGTTCGGGTGGTATCCTTATCTGGCGGTCACCGTGCTTGTCGTGGGCAGTGTGATGCGGTTCGACGCAAACCAGTACAGCTGGCGCTCGCAATCGAGCCAGTTCCTCCGCCGCAAGCAGATGGTGTTGGGCTCCAACCTGTTTCACATGGGCATTATCATCCTGTTCTTCGGACATCTCGTCGGGCTTCTCACGCCAGTCAACGTGTTCGACCTCATGGGTGTGAGCCACAGCTTCAAGCAGACCACTGCGCTCGTAGTGGGCGGGATCGCAGGCGTGCTCGCCTATGTCGGCGCTACCCTGCTGCTCCATCGCCGGCTGTTCGATCCGCGCATCCGGCGCAGTTCCTCGATTGGCGACATCCTTGTGCTGGTGCTGATCTGGCTCCAGCTCACGCTCGGCATCGCGACCACTTACTGGACGCTGCAGCATCTCGACGGCAGCGAAATGGTGAAGTTCATGGGCTGGGCCAACGGCATCCTCACACTGAACCCCGCCGCGCCTGACATCATCAAGGACACCGCGCTGGTCTACAAGCTGCACATCGTGCTCGGCCTGACGCTGTTCATCATCACGCCATTCACTCGCCTGGTGCACATCTGGAGCGCGCCGGTGTGGTTCCTGCTGCGCCCTGGATACCAGATCGTCCGCTCGCGGCGGTCTGACAAGCCCAACTATTCGCTCACGCGCGGTCCCGCAGGCGTCGCGCCCAGCTATGGCGGGCCAGCGGTGCTGCGCCAGCAAGCCGAGAGCGGGGAGGCGGGGGCATGA
- the narJ gene encoding nitrate reductase molybdenum cofactor assembly chaperone — translation MRTTLKAFAALLGYPSQELKEHASEVAQAIRSEDALPRAALRRLQPLLDRLADDELLDSQSAYSELFDRSRSLSLHLFEHVHGDSRERGQAMIDLGQQYIESGFYLEASELPDFIPVFLEYASFLPPGEARETIGQPAHVFAALAERLDKRGSDYAAIFRGLVALAGARPDMAAVAGVDDNTPPVDPDVEDDWEETPVSFSAHAAHEMGGPTGPVARIRAANRAKAQEAGR, via the coding sequence ATGAGGACCACCCTCAAGGCTTTCGCCGCGCTGCTTGGCTATCCATCGCAAGAGCTGAAGGAACATGCCAGCGAGGTTGCCCAAGCCATCCGAAGCGAAGACGCGCTCCCCCGCGCGGCGCTGCGGCGCCTGCAGCCGCTGCTCGATCGGCTCGCGGACGACGAGCTCCTCGATTCCCAATCGGCCTACAGCGAGCTGTTCGACCGCTCGCGCTCGCTATCGTTGCACTTGTTTGAGCACGTCCACGGCGACAGCCGCGAGCGCGGGCAGGCGATGATCGACCTCGGGCAGCAGTACATCGAAAGCGGGTTCTACCTCGAAGCAAGCGAACTGCCGGACTTTATACCGGTGTTCCTCGAATACGCCTCGTTCCTGCCGCCGGGTGAGGCGCGCGAGACGATAGGCCAGCCCGCGCATGTGTTCGCCGCGCTCGCTGAGCGGCTCGACAAGCGCGGGTCCGATTACGCCGCGATCTTCCGCGGGCTCGTCGCGCTCGCCGGCGCGCGGCCCGACATGGCGGCGGTCGCGGGGGTGGATGACAACACGCCGCCCGTCGATCCCGACGTGGAGGACGATTGGGAGGAGACCCCGGTCTCGTTCAGCGCCCACGCGGCGCACGAGATGGGCGGGCCGACCGGTCCGGTCGCGCGGATCAGGGCCGCTAACCGGGCCAAGGCACAGGAGGCAGGACGATGA
- the narH gene encoding nitrate reductase subunit beta: MKVRAQIAMVLNLDKCIGCHTCSITCKNVWTNREGVEYAWFNNVETKPGIGYPKDWENQERWKGGWVRKGNGKIIPRQGAKWRILSKLFANPHLPEIDDFYEPYTFEYEWLQSAPELQAQPTARPKSLVTGELLNKIEWSGNWEDMLGGEFEKRGHDYNFDGVQKEIYGQFEKTFMMYLPRLCEHCLNPTCLASCPSGAIYKRAEDGIVLIDQEKCRGWRMCVSGCPYKKIYYNWSSGKSEKCIFCYPRIETGQPTVCSETCVGRIRYLGVVLYDADKIEAAASVEDPKDLYPAQLGVFLDPYDVKVQEAARAEGIPDQWLEAATRSPVYKMAMEWKIAFPLHPEYRTLPMVWYVPPLSPIQSAAEAGKISALDGMPDVRSLRIPLRYLANLLTAGDEEPIAHALERMLAMRSYMRAKSVEGRIDESIPQRVGLDRTTIEEMYRIMALAAYEDRYVIPTARRELDEDAFVLRGSSGFGFKENSLGKTKVNLFGGGAKKAPRDPRMEVPTT; encoded by the coding sequence ATGAAGGTCCGTGCCCAGATCGCGATGGTCCTGAACCTCGACAAGTGCATCGGCTGTCACACCTGCTCGATCACCTGCAAGAACGTCTGGACCAACCGCGAAGGCGTCGAATACGCCTGGTTCAACAATGTCGAGACCAAGCCGGGCATCGGCTATCCCAAGGACTGGGAGAACCAGGAGCGGTGGAAGGGAGGCTGGGTCCGCAAGGGCAACGGCAAGATCATTCCCCGACAGGGCGCCAAGTGGCGCATCCTGTCGAAGCTGTTCGCCAACCCGCATCTGCCTGAAATCGACGACTTCTACGAACCCTACACATTCGAATACGAATGGCTCCAATCAGCCCCCGAGTTGCAGGCGCAGCCGACCGCTCGGCCAAAGTCGCTGGTGACCGGCGAGTTACTCAACAAGATCGAATGGAGCGGCAACTGGGAGGACATGCTCGGCGGCGAGTTCGAAAAACGCGGGCACGATTACAACTTCGACGGGGTGCAGAAGGAGATTTACGGCCAGTTCGAAAAGACCTTCATGATGTACCTGCCGAGGCTTTGCGAGCATTGCCTCAACCCCACCTGCCTCGCGTCGTGCCCCTCGGGCGCGATCTACAAGCGGGCGGAGGACGGCATCGTCCTGATCGACCAGGAAAAGTGTCGCGGCTGGCGGATGTGTGTGTCGGGCTGCCCGTACAAGAAAATCTACTACAACTGGTCGAGCGGGAAGAGCGAGAAGTGCATCTTCTGCTACCCGCGCATCGAGACGGGCCAGCCGACGGTGTGCTCCGAAACCTGTGTCGGCCGCATCCGCTACCTCGGCGTGGTGCTCTATGATGCGGACAAGATCGAGGCGGCGGCCAGCGTCGAGGATCCGAAGGACCTCTATCCCGCGCAACTCGGCGTGTTCCTCGATCCCTACGACGTCAAAGTTCAGGAAGCCGCGCGGGCGGAGGGCATCCCAGACCAGTGGCTCGAGGCTGCGACCCGCTCGCCGGTGTACAAGATGGCGATGGAGTGGAAGATCGCCTTCCCGCTTCACCCCGAATACCGCACCCTGCCGATGGTCTGGTACGTGCCCCCGCTGTCGCCGATCCAGTCGGCAGCGGAAGCGGGCAAGATCTCGGCGCTCGACGGGATGCCAGATGTTCGCTCCTTGCGCATCCCGCTGCGCTATCTCGCCAACCTGCTTACCGCGGGCGACGAGGAGCCGATCGCCCACGCGCTCGAGCGGATGTTGGCCATGCGTTCCTACATGCGCGCCAAGAGCGTGGAGGGGAGGATCGACGAGTCGATCCCGCAGCGCGTCGGGCTCGACCGCACGACGATCGAGGAGATGTACCGGATCATGGCTCTCGCCGCCTACGAAGACCGCTACGTCATCCCGACCGCCCGGCGCGAACTCGACGAGGACGCCTTTGTCCTGCGTGGTTCCTCAGGCTTCGGCTTCAAGGAAAACTCGCTCGGCAAGACCAAGGTGAACCTGTTCGGCGGAGGAGCCAAGAAAGCGCCGCGCGATCCGCGGATGGAGGTGCCGACGACATGA
- a CDS encoding nitrate reductase subunit alpha yields the protein MSHFLDRLTYFRRTREKFSDGHGITTDEPREWEDAYRKRWAADKVVRSTHGVNCTGSCSWKIYVKGGIVTWETQQTDYPRTRPDLPNHEPRGCPRGASYSWYLYSGTRIKYPLVRARLVRHWREARKTMTPVAAWQSIVEDTDKRRDWVSKRGRGGFVRSGWDEVTEIIAAANAYTIKKYGPDRIAGFSPIPAMSMISYAAGSRYLSLIGGNLLSFYDWYCDLPPSSPQTWGEQTDVPESADWYNAGFLLVWGSNIPMTRAPDAHFYSEVRYRGAKSAVISPDYNEAAKFSDIWLHPKQGTDAALALALGHVVLREFHVDRQPEYFADYTRKYSDFPLLVKIVERDGRLVPDRQLRAADLADGLGENINPDWKTVAFDELSGELVAPLGSAGFRWGDKGKWNLEEKDGQGRDVRLRTTLKDHADAIEPVAFPYFGGTAPHDFVATGHDEILMRNVPLKRLDFADGTSGYVATVFDLFCANYGVDRGFGGENVASSYDDDVPFTPAWAEKVTGVPRQAIIQVAREFADTAEKTNGRSMVILGAGLNHWYHMDMSYRGIIALLVMCGCIGQSGGGWSHYVGQEKLRPQTGWLPLAFASDWTRPPRQMNGTSFFYAHTDQWRYETLKMSEILSPVAPEGDWSASLIDYNAKAERMGWLPSAPQLQLNPIELGRHIHETGADPATVVSDGWKSGEIKPSTLDPDNPVNWPRNMFFWRSNVLGASGKGHEYFLKHLVGSMHGVVGTDEDPRIDRPQDIVWHDEAPVGKLDLMVNIDFRMSTTSIYSDIVLPTATWYEKHDLNTSDMHPFIHPLSAAVDPAWETKSDWNIFRAIAKKFSDIAPEVLGVEHDVVLTPIQHDTPGEMAQPYEPKDWLKGECEPIPGKTMPNVQVVERNYPETYARFTSMGPLLEKLGNGGKGIGWDTKKEVELLGDLNGRVADGPTEGRPKIDTDIDACETILMLAPETNGEVAVKAWAALAEFTGRSHHHLAEGKEEEKIRFRDVAAQPRKIISSPTWSGLESEHVCYNAGYTNVHELIPWRTLSGRQSLYQDHHWMRAFGEGFVTWRPPIDTKTVLQVIGKLPNGNKEIMLNILTPHQKWGIHSTYTENLIMLSLNRGGPTVWISEDDAKAAGIVDNDWIEVFNVNGALTARAIVSQRIMPGSAIMYHAQEKLVNTVGSQITGQRGGIHNSVTRINMKPTHMIGGYVQLAYGFNYYGTVGANRDEFVIVRKMSEVNWFDKAADDSANVEGGTADWGTGTGRTVTREAAE from the coding sequence ATGAGCCATTTCCTCGACCGCCTGACCTACTTTCGCCGCACGCGGGAAAAGTTTTCCGACGGTCACGGGATCACCACCGACGAGCCGCGCGAATGGGAGGACGCCTATCGCAAGCGCTGGGCGGCGGACAAGGTCGTGCGCTCGACCCACGGCGTGAACTGCACCGGCTCGTGCTCGTGGAAGATCTACGTGAAGGGAGGGATCGTCACCTGGGAGACCCAGCAGACCGATTATCCGCGCACCCGCCCTGATCTACCCAACCACGAACCGCGTGGCTGCCCGCGCGGGGCGAGCTATAGCTGGTACCTCTATTCGGGCACGCGCATCAAATACCCGCTGGTGAGAGCAAGGCTGGTGCGCCACTGGCGTGAAGCGCGCAAGACCATGACGCCGGTGGCGGCATGGCAGTCGATCGTAGAGGATACCGACAAGCGGCGAGACTGGGTCTCCAAGCGTGGACGCGGCGGATTCGTCCGCTCCGGGTGGGACGAGGTGACCGAGATCATCGCCGCGGCCAACGCCTATACCATCAAGAAATACGGGCCGGACCGGATCGCAGGCTTTTCGCCAATCCCGGCGATGTCGATGATCTCCTACGCGGCCGGCAGCCGTTACCTCTCGCTGATCGGCGGCAACCTCCTGTCGTTCTACGACTGGTACTGCGACCTGCCGCCCTCGAGCCCGCAGACCTGGGGTGAGCAGACCGACGTTCCCGAAAGCGCGGACTGGTACAACGCCGGCTTCCTGCTGGTGTGGGGCTCCAATATCCCGATGACCCGCGCCCCCGACGCGCACTTCTATTCCGAAGTGCGCTATCGCGGGGCCAAGAGCGCGGTCATCTCGCCTGACTACAACGAGGCAGCCAAGTTCTCGGATATCTGGCTCCATCCCAAGCAGGGCACCGATGCAGCACTGGCGCTCGCGCTCGGCCACGTCGTGCTGCGCGAGTTTCACGTCGACCGGCAGCCGGAATATTTCGCCGACTACACTCGCAAGTATTCCGACTTCCCGCTGCTGGTGAAGATCGTAGAGCGCGATGGAAGGCTGGTGCCTGACCGCCAGCTTCGCGCGGCGGACCTGGCTGACGGCCTGGGCGAGAACATCAACCCGGACTGGAAGACGGTCGCCTTCGACGAGCTTTCCGGCGAACTGGTCGCCCCGCTTGGATCGGCCGGTTTCCGCTGGGGCGACAAGGGCAAATGGAACCTCGAGGAGAAGGACGGGCAGGGCCGCGACGTGCGCTTGCGCACCACGCTCAAGGATCATGCCGACGCGATCGAGCCGGTCGCGTTCCCCTATTTCGGGGGCACCGCGCCGCACGATTTCGTCGCCACCGGGCACGACGAGATCCTCATGCGCAACGTCCCGCTCAAGCGGCTCGACTTCGCGGACGGAACGAGCGGCTATGTCGCCACGGTGTTCGACCTGTTTTGCGCCAATTATGGCGTCGATCGGGGCTTCGGCGGGGAGAACGTGGCGTCGAGTTATGACGACGACGTACCGTTCACGCCTGCCTGGGCCGAGAAGGTAACGGGCGTCCCGCGCCAGGCGATCATCCAGGTCGCGCGCGAGTTCGCCGACACCGCCGAGAAGACCAATGGCCGCTCGATGGTCATCCTCGGGGCGGGGCTGAACCACTGGTACCACATGGACATGAGCTACCGTGGCATCATCGCCCTGCTGGTGATGTGCGGTTGCATCGGCCAGTCGGGCGGCGGCTGGTCGCACTACGTCGGCCAGGAGAAGCTGCGCCCGCAGACCGGCTGGCTACCCCTCGCCTTCGCGAGCGACTGGACCCGCCCGCCGCGGCAGATGAACGGGACCAGCTTTTTCTACGCGCACACCGACCAGTGGCGCTACGAGACGCTCAAGATGTCGGAAATCCTTTCTCCGGTCGCGCCGGAAGGGGACTGGTCCGCGAGCCTCATCGACTACAATGCCAAGGCCGAAAGGATGGGCTGGCTGCCCTCCGCGCCGCAGCTCCAGCTCAACCCGATCGAACTGGGCCGCCACATTCACGAAACCGGCGCCGATCCGGCGACCGTGGTGTCGGACGGATGGAAATCTGGCGAGATAAAGCCTTCCACACTCGATCCCGACAACCCGGTAAACTGGCCGCGGAACATGTTCTTCTGGCGCTCGAACGTGCTGGGCGCGAGCGGCAAGGGGCATGAGTATTTTCTCAAGCACCTCGTCGGCTCGATGCACGGCGTCGTCGGCACCGATGAGGACCCGCGTATCGACCGGCCGCAGGACATCGTCTGGCACGATGAGGCGCCGGTCGGGAAGCTCGACCTGATGGTCAACATCGACTTCCGAATGTCGACCACCAGCATCTATTCCGACATCGTCCTGCCGACCGCGACCTGGTACGAGAAGCACGACCTCAACACCTCCGACATGCACCCGTTCATCCACCCGCTGTCGGCGGCGGTGGACCCGGCGTGGGAGACAAAGAGTGACTGGAACATCTTCCGGGCGATCGCGAAGAAGTTCTCCGACATCGCTCCGGAAGTGCTGGGCGTGGAACACGACGTCGTGCTCACCCCGATCCAGCATGACACGCCTGGCGAAATGGCGCAGCCCTATGAGCCGAAGGACTGGCTGAAGGGCGAATGCGAGCCGATCCCGGGCAAGACAATGCCCAACGTGCAGGTGGTCGAGCGCAACTATCCGGAAACCTATGCGCGCTTCACCTCGATGGGGCCGCTGCTCGAAAAGCTCGGTAACGGCGGCAAGGGCATCGGCTGGGACACGAAGAAGGAAGTCGAGCTGCTCGGCGACCTCAACGGGCGAGTGGCAGACGGGCCGACCGAAGGCCGGCCCAAGATCGATACCGACATCGACGCCTGCGAGACGATCCTCATGCTCGCGCCCGAGACCAACGGCGAAGTCGCGGTCAAGGCCTGGGCGGCGCTGGCCGAGTTCACCGGGCGCTCTCATCACCATCTCGCGGAAGGCAAGGAAGAGGAGAAGATCCGCTTCCGCGATGTCGCCGCGCAGCCGAGGAAGATCATCTCCTCGCCCACCTGGTCGGGGCTGGAGAGCGAGCATGTCTGCTACAACGCGGGCTACACAAACGTGCACGAGCTGATCCCGTGGCGCACGCTGTCAGGACGCCAGTCGCTCTACCAGGATCACCACTGGATGCGCGCGTTCGGCGAAGGGTTCGTCACCTGGCGCCCTCCGATCGACACCAAGACCGTGCTGCAGGTGATCGGAAAGCTCCCCAACGGCAACAAGGAGATCATGCTCAACATCCTCACCCCGCACCAGAAGTGGGGGATTCATTCGACCTATACCGAGAACCTGATCATGCTCAGCCTCAACCGGGGCGGGCCGACCGTGTGGATCAGCGAGGATGATGCGAAAGCGGCGGGCATCGTCGACAACGACTGGATCGAGGTGTTCAACGTCAACGGCGCACTGACGGCGCGGGCGATCGTCTCGCAGCGGATCATGCCGGGATCGGCAATCATGTACCACGCGCAGGAAAAGCTGGTGAACACGGTCGGCTCGCAGATCACCGGCCAGCGCGGCGGGATCCACAACTCGGTGACGCGGATCAACATGAAGCCGACGCACATGATCGGCGGCTACGTCCAGCTCGCCTACGGCTTCAACTACTACGGCACGGTGGGGGCGAACCGCGACGAGTTCGTGATCGTGAGAAAGATGAGCGAAGTGAACTGGTTCGACAAAGCCGCCGACGATAGCGCCAACGTCGAGGGAGGGACCGCCGACTGGGGAACCGGCACCGGCCGAACCGTCACGAGGGAGGCGGCGGAATGA